The genome window ACCTGCAGCAGACCAACCGCTTCAGCGTGCTGGACCGCGACAACATGGGCGAAATCTCCCAGGAAGCCGCGATCAAAGGCACCGTGCAGAAGCTCAAGGGCGCTGACTACGTAGTGACCGGCGACGTGACGGAGTTCGGCCGCAAGGAAACCGGCGACCGTCAGCTGTTCGGCATTCTCGGCCGTGGCAAGACCCAAGTGGCCTACGCCAAAGTCGCGTTGAATATCGTCAACATCAGCACCTCCGAAGTGGTGTATTCCACCCAGGGCGCCGGTGAATACGCGCTGTCCAACCGCGAAGTGGTCGGCTTCGGCGGTACCGCCAGCTACGACTCCACCCTCAATGGCAAGGTCCTCGACCTGGCCATGCGCGAAGCCATCAACCGCCTCGTCGACGGCATCAACGCCGGCGCCTGGAACCCGCGCAACTGATCAGCAGCACCTCAAGGAGCAGTACAAGGATGAGCAAGGCAGTCAAGTTGGCGCTGATGCTGACAGCAGTGGCGACGGTCGCCGGGTGCCAAACCGCGCCCCAGCCGTTGTATCAATGGGAAAGTTATCAGCCGCAGGTTTACGAATACTTTAAGGGTGAGCCCAAGGAAGCGCAGGTCGAGGCACTGGAGCGCGATCTGCAGAAGATCAATGCCAGCGGCCGCAAGGCCCCGCCGGGTTACCACGCCCACCTGGGCATGCTGTACCTGAGCATGGGCAAGGATGACCAGATGGTGCAGGAGTTCCGCACCGAGAAGGCGCTGTTCCCTGAATCCGCCTCGTACATGGACTTTCTGCTGAAAAACGCCAAGACCGGAGTCGCCACCAAATGAGCCTGTTGAAACTTACGGGCGCCTTGCTGGCCCTGGCCCTGCTCGGCGGTTGCGCAGCCCCCAAGACCATTGATTACACGGCGTACAAGCAGGCACGACCGAAGTCGATCCTGGTACTGCCGCCGCTCAATGAGTCGCCGGAAGTGCAGGCTTCCTACAGCCTGGTCTCGCAAGTGACCTACCCGTTGGCGGAAGCCGGCTACTACGTGCTGCCGATAGCCCTGGTGGATGAAACCTTCCGCCAGAACGGCCTCACCA of Pseudomonas azotoformans contains these proteins:
- a CDS encoding CsgG/HfaB family protein, producing the protein MNTLSKILLSGLTAAALLTVAGCATESNRAMPVEQVASANVAYSGVRVPIAVGKFDNRSSYMRGIFSDGVDRLGGQAKTILITHLQQTNRFSVLDRDNMGEISQEAAIKGTVQKLKGADYVVTGDVTEFGRKETGDRQLFGILGRGKTQVAYAKVALNIVNISTSEVVYSTQGAGEYALSNREVVGFGGTASYDSTLNGKVLDLAMREAINRLVDGINAGAWNPRN
- a CDS encoding DUF4810 domain-containing protein yields the protein MSKAVKLALMLTAVATVAGCQTAPQPLYQWESYQPQVYEYFKGEPKEAQVEALERDLQKINASGRKAPPGYHAHLGMLYLSMGKDDQMVQEFRTEKALFPESASYMDFLLKNAKTGVATK